The Plasmodium berghei ANKA genome assembly, chromosome: 12 region atatgttttgtgtattaatatattatgctttaattaatttatactCCAATATAATGTCAATagcttaaaaaaattaagtataatgggaaaaaagaaaaaaattgatgataaataaaaaaagtattgTATATGTGGGGTAAGTTAGTAATACTGTGCACAAATAGATTTTGCATTGAAGCCGCAATGTGTATgtgtatatgtatatatatgtgttcATCATTATGATGTGGTATACTGCAAATTAAGTATAGATGGATGGATCTATTTCGTTAGGGATCGGTTGAATTTCAGTTCCTAGTTCTAAttctattttatataaattaaaacgGTCTTCATAtgtaattaaattaatggCTAACCCTAAGTGACCATATCTTCCTGATCTGCCAATTCTATGTAGATAAGTTTCTGAATTTTTAGgaaaatcaaaattaaTTACTACATTAACAGATTGTATGTCTATACCTCTTGTAAAAAGATCTGAGGAAACTAAACATCGACAAGCACCATTTCTAAAATCATGAAAAACACGATTTCGATGTGTTTGCGACATTCTtgcatgtatataaaaagagCTATAACCTAATtctgtaattttttttgctaaCAGTTCAACTCTTGTTATACtgttacaaaatattatagcTTGATTAATTTGTAATTTAGCAAATAAAGTATTTAAACAATGTACTTTTTGCCTCTCTTTAACAAACGCATAATATTGGGTAATACCTTTTAATGTCAATTCATccattaaatttatttcatgaGCATCTGATAAGTAAATTTGTCTAAATTCTTTAACAGTGACTGGAAATGTAGCTGAATACATTAATATCTGTTTTTCTTTGGGTAAAAATTTCATTAATTCTTCTACTATAGGCTGAAATTCAGGGGACAATAATTTGTCTGCTTCATCCATTACCATTATATGGCATCCTGATAAATTCGCAACATCTTTATTTGCTAAATCTAAGATTCTTCCAGGGGTTCcacataaaatatgaacgGCATTATAAAGTCTCATAATATCTTCTCTTAGTGAAGTACCACCGGTTGTTACCATACACTGAATTTTCATATGTTTTCCTAATTCTTTTATCATAGCAGATGTTTGTAGCGCCAATTCCCTTGTGGGAACTAGTATTAAACCTATGAACGAAAAGAAATATcaataaacatttttgaGCGAAAAGAGATGAATATATAcgtatacatatatataaggcaaagaaaataaacattGGGTTGGGATTTTctatatgtaaaaaatttcTACAAATTACTAGTATCCATACACATATgtaaatgtatattatatgtatttctTTACTGATTTTTTGAATAGCTTTACCTTGAATGAAATTTTTATGAGTATTGCATTTTTCTAGTAACGGAATAGCAAATGCGGCGGTTTTTCCTGTCCCATTTTTTGCTCGAgctaaaatattttttccagCCAAAGCCACAGGAATACTTTCCTCTTGTATTGGCGATGGCTTTTCATAAcctttttcaaaaataccCATCAAAAGCTCTCTTTTCAAAAAGTAATCCTCAAATTCATTTCCTTTGGTTTTTGTCACATCTTCTGTTTTATATCGAGGATCTTTTAATGGCtccaatattttttttttccaagcTTCATCAAATATGACATTGtcttctattttatttaaattatttgaattattcAAAGCATTGGTATTAGCATTTGAAGCGACACAATTAGTTTTATAACTCATCTTgctgtatatatatattatatatacatgcaaATACACACACAagtgttatatatattacagtttaattttatatttatataagaattttaaaatgaaaCGCGTGaatagtaatatatatatatatagagagAGAGAGAATAGCTGTTTATATCATTTGTTGAAAAAGGGAATagtagaaaaaaatatgaaaaacaTGGAGAGGATAtgttatatacatatatggattatatatatgcaacgTATTGAGATGAAAGAATTATGCCgtaaaaaagaatattataaaattaacagcgtaataaaagaaatatatgaatagaATATGGAAAGGaatataaatgttataagaaagaaaaataacTCGATATGAATTAAAGAATgaaagcaaaaaaaaaaataataatagtataataataaactacatacaaataaaaaaaaaggaacaaaatagaataaataaaaatatatataataaataaagatatcAGAGActaaataacaatataaagCCTAAACAGGATATATTTTCTGTATATTAGAAGATAAAAAACTTAAagatacaaaaaaaatgatattatatGTTAAGAAAAAGTTggataaaaattaaaaaaatataaaagggtgaaatgaaaaaaaaatatacatgcaTAACGAGTTTTATGTGTACAGAtagtaaatatatgcatacatataaaataaattagatatatacatttattttttttaaataacactattcaaataaataataaaaaaaaggatgAGTTATATTAATTCTTTAAACCTAggttttgaaaaaaatatcaacggtaattataatatataatgtatatacatataatacataaatatatattcccatataattaatatatattttgggGATTGTACATATGCGTGTAATATGCTAATGATTtgtttgaatattttaaattttggCTATTCAATGCAAaacaataatttaaaaaaaaaagaaagttAATACATACACCTAAATATACTccttttaaattataaacaattaCAAAACAAAAGGATCGTATTGCtgtaatataaaatggCATAAAAagcataataaataaatagtgTTTCTATAAAACGTGTGTAAACAATAATTATAgataaaatgataaataatattaaatacttaaatattgtaaaaaattgttaaaatgaaagttttttttacaagAATTTATCATATCGGCATTTAAAAAGTATTAATGCACAAATATAGTAAATAAATCactataaatttatatattacatgATTGGAAAAATGTTTATGTATAATGTACATACATTCATGTAAGTTTTAAAAAGAGAAAGGAACTATAACGTATGTAGATTTGAGGAATCATACATAAATAGaaatttttacaattaaaaaaaaagatactTTGATTTACTACTAAAAGGCTTGAAAAAGTAtaacaatatttataagGGATGCgaggaaaaatatatgaaatcGAAGAAAGGAAAAaccaaataataataaaaaaacgaatGAGTTATAAATAGGCAAAATATGCTTAGGAAAATGTATTcacataatataatatattatatgaatgtGTGTGTGCatgtgtaaaaatatatacttatgGATATGTAAATCTTCAATATAtaggataaaaaaaaacatttgatagcattaataatgaatttataattgtggtaaatataaaaaaatatatatattaaatgaaaacaaatataaatacaatataataaaaattttgcaTAAATATTCCAAGGGTGagaaaatatgtatatacatacacaTTATATAAGCTCAACACTAAAATAACTATTACAAAGAATATAACAATGTTATTGATTTAGTATGATATAGAGCATTAATAGGGATATTTGtatgtaaaaaaaggaataataataaaatataaaactttACTTATTGAAATATCTCATGAACAATATATTACACAATTTGAATATTCTTACAAAAcattattcatttataaCTAAGAAAAGAGTAAAATATAGcgattataaatatacgatatacatatgcatattgTATATTCAATACATCCTTTtcttcatataaatatttaaactGCATTTTAagtaaaatatgtatactatgtatttattatatctatatttgtGGTTTCAAATACGATATTTCAGTTTTTTCCTTATATTTAAaccatatataaaataagtacgttaaatataataaaaaagttaaaatatttcaagaCACATTCATGGGTCTATTATTAATCGATCATAAGTAGTTATGTTTAATTATTCTATGAACTTGtgttactatttttttgctttGATTTAATGTTTTACCCTTTTATGTAGATAGTggaaaattaatataattcaaatataattttaagttggagataaaaaaatgtgtatgTGTGTAAAATAAGGCATTACACTAGGgttaatatttaatcaatacaatttattatatgcatatgtataatataatatttaatacatTAGGGTGAGggaaaacaaataaatatatatatatatatataataatctATTGACTTTTATAGTATACTCCTTCACTGttctaaataaaaattattagtttgtgtaaaaaaaatacataatgTTATAAGAATATTGTAATATTTAAGCTATTTGATATGTTTGAATGCTTCGTTTTATGACTTTTCTctttaatgaaaataaaattaatgtgataaaatgatattgtcgaaataaaaagtgtgtcttttattatataaatgtataatatataactgtattatattttaatatgaaatataaacaatgtgagtttttttatgtatcgATACCCATGTATgtaatgtaaaaaaatgtaaatacatatgcatgaaaatattcataaatatttaagtataaataatttatttcccTCTTCTCTGATCTTTGcttatttctttttatttgtatatacacaataaatgtaaataaaagtacaaataataaagttaTGGAATTTTAGTTCTCTCTAgaatttatcaaatatatatacaagtaatagtattttatatttggtttattttaaaacgcacaattaataaaataataattacaaTATACTGCCTACATATGTTTGCGCGTTGCTGCGCAACGATTATGTTATTTAAACATTTAAAAGATcgggaaaaaaaaaataaccaGCATTGTATGTTAAGTCTGCATagaaaaaggaaaatgTTAATGCATTGAGAAACATctaacaatataaaaaaaaacatagtTCATGTTTTATTGctacaatatataatataacacCTAGCCcgaattatttatatatatggatatgGATACTCATTAAGTAGACGggttttttttgataaaattaaaaaaaatgataaagcACAAGATATTTTAGCTCAATCAAAATGACATATAAGGTGTAATATCTTTCCACAAAAAATCccaaatataatttttcttaaaaaattattctaaaaagaaataagcaatagtaataatgaaatGTAGAAATATATCGTTTAAATTATGACAAcaattacatttttaatgatttaatttgttaggtttaattttattattgtattttttaatgtatcAAAATACATGCACAAACATATGCAATTTCTATACcattatacaaatataaattataatacttattttataaattgataataaataataaaaaacatgaaaaaaaaataatatcatgACATTTCGAATCAAAAGATGATATTATTCCCGTTCAAACGGATTAATAAGAATACTCTtagtatattataaattgtttaaaaaaaaaaatgaatgaaataaacattattattttttatctattaatttaaaattttttccatGACTTGAAATAAATTGCTTTAATGTTTGGTTTACATAATCTTTCATAAGGTGCCTAAATTATGACAAAatcaaaaatgaaatacaTAGAAAGCGAAGTATTACACAATACAAAGAAACTATACATATGTAAgtgttatatattcaaccattatacattttgttcataaaaatagttgCTTAATAATTATTGTGTAATATTAAAACGAGAAATTTACCCttcttcattatataatttcatCAACTCAAAAGGTGTAGAATATACggttttatttaatttgtaatctaaaaaataatatataaaaaacatatattataaaagtggtaatttaactatttttttttatttagaaATTTCAATgagaattttttttatttttctatattagAATTGTTTATAACTTAAAGTAAGACAGCTTGTCTTGATATCCAATTTTAAGAATAGCTTTACTGTTCTGtcctgaaaaaaaaacaaataaaattataataattaaatatttagtCAATTTTCTATAAAGAATAGCATATATGTACATgcttacatatatatatatatatatatatttatttatttatttatattttattcatcTTTACATCATTCGTTTCTATTATCATGAAATAGtcttcaaaataaaaatattcccaaatgtataatattattgataCAGAAAAAAAGGAAGCCTGAAATAACAGAAAAGACGTAATTTATATGTGggggaaaaaataaataataaattttatattctttatattatattcataaatacCAGAGATTGCATCATAAGTATTGGTTCTTTTTTGTGATTGACAAAAATACAACAATATCCTCCTGTATATGAATTTTCCCATCGAATGtacaaaagaaaaatataaatgagtGAACATATGGatatctatatatagaTGTGTATATAGATAGATATATAAAGGGAGCATATGCTCGGAAATAATAGCATACGAATAATCAGGGTGTAAttaacttttttaattgtataaatgttataaacttataaatcaattttaaaaaacacaaatatattgtttgcataaattttattaccAATAATTATCAGGATTATAGATAATAGGATCCTAATGTTTGAATATTGAACATTTTCATAGATATTTAGATTTCTTATTtccttaaaaaaaaaacatttatttcGTTAGCCATTAGTCAAGaatctttattattattaccacttctattattatgttttataataCTTCATTTCacaagaaaataaaatagatgCTTACCTCACTTAAGTAATCCTGTGTAACTTTTTTAAGCTCATTTTCACTGTATAGATTTCTTACAATGTCTGTAAAATTTGagggaaataaaatatatgcatgtcAACATTTTTTGGATtcatatatgaatatattactATATCCTATCATAGTTATAATTGTACAAAAATTAAGACTTTCAATTCACTTATATATGGGTTCTTTtagtttattatttttcctttttctGTTTTGTATTCTTACGTGtgttatctttattttcatttagGGACTTTTTactaaacatttttttctattattaaatatatcttaTATTAACATAAACTTTTCTTCAAATTCCAacttttgtatatttatatataattaattaattgCGCAAATGAcacttatatattttgacGAGGGTTTTTCACGCAGTCATCGtatgtgtatattataGATGTACGTAAAAGGGTTGGGAATGTTATAgggataaaaaatatatttgaaaaaaaaacagtcATTAATTGagtttatacatatatatatacatgaaATACCTAACAATTTAATGATAATTAAAACATTcgtaaattatttttaagaaaaataaacaatttttgtAAGAATAAAGGGTTTAATTATCCTTTGAATTAATagcataattttataataacataaatatgtatatataatattaaaaataaaattatcgaaatattaataatatatatatgtacatagtgaacaaatatattgtaaaaaacgtaaaatagtaaacaaaaaaaaatacaaaattttttaccTGTAAATTAATTAGTGGGAACTTATAcacaataataatttacgcacaaaaatggatatatgcatatatatttaaagcggatatatatatgcggctttttttatgttatttttttgtcattgaaaaaaatgtcttaatttttttataataaataattcagTGAAACTTTAAATCATAAAATGGCAAAACAGTTCGATAATAAATAGtagtattttattttatcattactTATTACTTTAATGCATATTGTTTTATGGTTTTCGAAAATAACTCGTTTTTactttataaaatattttttttttaattcttaattttttcttttacaAAATGAATGTTGATATAGCATTTGATGGAAATGAGTATACATACAGTGGATATTCTAAGAATTCTCTTATAGAAgtaatttacaaaaataatgaatacgtatgcatatatattatttttttatattttattgatttattcgccactatatatatatatatatatatgtgtacaCAGCTAAATAAGAACAAATGCATATTCTCTGCATATTTGTATCATCACAAGccattattaattttacctaattatattaccttatcataaattataggataaaaattatacctTAGACTACGATAAATATGTGcattttgctttttttgTATGCTATTATGTTTcccatataaaaaaagaaaaatgcTCAGACACAGAACTTTTAACTTGGTAAGTTTCCTCATGAGCAAATAGGAGTTTATAAATACAAGATTgcttatttatgtatatatatacgtaTATAACATATTATATCCTTTGCTTTAGCATTATATGGTCATTTTATTGCGATGTAGTATATTTATctgtatattattatttcttttcatAGGTATTTGAAAACGTTTAAGCACGTTGTTATTAAcgtaaaataaataacccatatatattgcacatatacaaatatgtGCAGTTGTCCAATTTTTATGTGTTAATGTAGTTGCATGAGTATACATATTGAATATACATAGCTACATAAAAACTATTTAGCATATTTCTTTATGTTTTATGCGAAtgctttcatttttttagtcCACAAAAAAGGTAAAAAgaacatattttaatctaataaataatttgattCAAGATAAATGCGTTAAGGTATGAAATACACAAGCAactgtataaatataatttaatgctttatttattattatttttaatttaaaagtaaaataataagtttGCTACATAAACCtagaataatttttatggGATACATATGATGGCATTATTCTTTAAATTCGTTAATATGAGCATGTGACTATATGCCTCTATAAATGCATAAGTATGTATATTcctatacaaaatataaaactcTGTATTAATATGGTTTTTAGGTTACTctggaaaataataaaagatacCTAACACATAATGaccattttattttatgggCATGGAAAAGAAAAGCTTTAATTTATGACAAGGAGCAACTggataaatattaaaatttttaataaaccTATTCaagcatttttttgttataatatCTCGCATAGtccttttaattttaataataccCAGAATTATATCATACAATTTTGTcctattattttcatgatGGTATAAAAACAtgtattttaattttttttttaattttaaaaaaacaatttgaatttaaaaatattatttgtttagtTTTTTCGTAAAATGcaaatttttgaaataaaaatgtatataagGAACAATTTACATACCAATTTATTACAAActtattttgaaatataaatggaatatgctaaacaaatatgagaaaaaaaaataaacataacAAATCAAAATGTTGAAACTCTTTTAGATTCTTTATGAACAATTAGTCTTCAGTTAGTTGTAACTAATTATAAGAATAgcactatatatattatatatatattatatatatatattatatatatattatgtatgaTTAATTTTCaacaataataacaaaaacaCAATTTAACACCAATATTGGATAGTATATgaaaaagtatatttttcttacaATTCatatacacaaaaaatataacaaagaAGCTACTTTGTaacacaaaaataaaataaagtatatatgaacatcgctcaaatatatttttatttggtaTATTTCAAATTATGTGAGAAACATTGTTTCTgaattaacaaatttaattcctatgttttttaaaaattgtttatctTCATCTTTTCCATATAAACTTGCTGTTGCATCTTCgataatatatgtttcgAATCCCTGTCTAAAAAAGCTTAGTGCTGTGTCTTTAACACAATACTCAAATATGAAGCCACATATATACACAGATTTTATATTCTGTTCAACTAAAATTTTTagtatattattgttaacagtatcattttcaaatatGGTGTAACtatcaaaattttcattgtatgcttttttaataattatatcatttatgtttctaattaaatttttatgtattttacTTCCTGGTGTATTCCTAACACAATGGACGGGCCATAAGTCAATTGTTTCGTTTaagaaatttatttttgtatattctTTAATATCTTTTATAGAATTTACACccttatatatgcatttaggtgtttttatcttttcaatattttccAATACATCTGTTAAagtattaattttatgatttttcaaaaatgaggaatattcataatattctGATTGAGTATTTGCATCAATCAAATTTTCTTTCTGATTTTCACATTTGTTTTcgtaataaaatatatcatcattttttattttattttccttttttttatttgtttcaatatttattttattcgaTTCTTTCGATATTTCAGTATTACTTACAGATAACAAATTATAAGAATTGTCATTTATACATTcgttcatttttaaatatttttttattttcacacTATTTCGGgatatttctttataaatTAACCTGTGTGTTGTGGCGAAAGATGTATGTAATTGTGGGTGATAATCAACAGTCAAAATGGTCATAGCaaaatatgatttattGCTAAAATGGCTATTTAACGAGGTCATATGCACATTTTTTGGGGGGGCAGTTTTTATgcaattattattttcatccaTATTACAGtagttatttatataattattaagtTGTGGCtttgttttttcataattatttagaTGGGGTAAATTGTTACAATCGCCGTTTACATTAAtttctttatcattttctgCATCCTTTGAATTATGCTCCCATATTTgtctatttatttttctatttaataacccataattatttatcttactatgattatttttatcaaatggAAAAACTAAAATTTGATCTTTACAATTTTCATCATCTATGTCattattacatttataatattttacaatattttcatttattaatttgtttttattttgttccaTAACATTTTTGCAGTCCTCAAGTTTTATTAAGTCACTTTCTGTGCAATTATATAAGTTTAATCTTAtcctatttattttatgcaAAACATCCATAAATTCATCTTTAGA contains the following coding sequences:
- a CDS encoding signal peptidase complex subunit 2, putative, whose amino-acid sequence is MFSKKSLNENKDNTHIVRNLYSENELKKVTQDYLSEEIRNLNIYENVQYSNIRILLSIILIIIGGYCCIFVNHKKEPILMMQSLASFFSVSIILYIWEYFYFEDYFMIIETNDDRTVKLFLKLDIKTSCLTLNYKLNKTVYSTPFELMKLYNEEGHLMKDYVNQTLKQFISSHGKNFKLIDKK
- a CDS encoding nicotinamidase, putative; translated protein: MNCLVIVDAQNDFLPKGAFNSKDEFMDVLHKINRIRLNLYNCTESDLIKLEDCKNVMEQNKNKLINENIVKYYKCNNDIDDENCKDQILVFPFDKNNHSKINNYGLLNRKINRQIWEHNSKDAENDKEINVNGDCNNLPHLNNYEKTKPQLNNYINNYCNMDENNNCIKTAPPKNVHMTSLNSHFSNKSYFAMTILTVDYHPQLHTSFATTHRLIYKEISRNSVKIKKYLKMNECINDNSYNLLSVSNTEISKESNKINIETNKKKENKIKNDDIFYYENKCENQKENLIDANTQSEYYEYSSFLKNHKINTLTDVLENIEKIKTPKCIYKGVNSIKDIKEYTKINFLNETIDLWPVHCVRNTPGSKIHKNLIRNINDIIIKKAYNENFDSYTIFENDTVNNNILKILVEQNIKSVYICGFIFEYCVKDTALSFFRQGFETYIIEDATASLYGKDEDKQFLKNIGIKFVNSETMFLT
- a CDS encoding ATP-dependent RNA helicase DDX6, whose amino-acid sequence is MSYKTNCVASNANTNALNNSNNLNKIEDNVIFDEAWKKKILEPLKDPRYKTEDVTKTKGNEFEDYFLKRELLMGIFEKGYEKPSPIQEESIPVALAGKNILARAKNGTGKTAAFAIPLLEKCNTHKNFIQGLILVPTRELALQTSAMIKELGKHMKIQCMVTTGGTSLREDIMRLYNAVHILCGTPGRILDLANKDVANLSGCHIMVMDEADKLLSPEFQPIVEELMKFLPKEKQILMYSATFPVTVKEFRQIYLSDAHEINLMDELTLKGITQYYAFVKERQKVHCLNTLFAKLQINQAIIFCNSITRVELLAKKITELGYSSFYIHARMSQTHRNRVFHDFRNGACRCLVSSDLFTRGIDIQSVNVVINFDFPKNSETYLHRIGRSGRYGHLGLAINLITYEDRFNLYKIELELGTEIQPIPNEIDPSIYT